One Nitrospira sp. DNA window includes the following coding sequences:
- a CDS encoding RNA polymerase sigma-70 factor — MSELTHVELSTLVREHGHDLQQFLARRLGCAETAKDLLQDTFLRLLQASPNHALINPRAFLFRIATNLVIDHHRRRQHREALAVCETDVAIDQTDPGPSIETVIWSKQQISLLKQAVAELPPKCRQVFLLIKFHHLTHADVAAKLGISQSTVVKHMIKAVDYCKRRVQEHEP, encoded by the coding sequence ATGTCTGAACTCACCCATGTGGAGCTGTCGACGCTCGTCCGTGAGCACGGGCACGACCTGCAGCAGTTCCTCGCCCGCCGTTTGGGCTGCGCGGAAACGGCCAAGGACTTGCTGCAGGACACGTTTCTCCGCCTGCTCCAAGCTTCCCCGAACCACGCCCTCATCAATCCCCGTGCATTTCTCTTTCGCATCGCCACGAACCTCGTCATCGACCACCATCGCCGTCGACAACATCGAGAGGCTCTGGCAGTCTGCGAGACCGATGTGGCGATCGACCAAACGGATCCCGGTCCATCGATTGAAACCGTCATCTGGTCGAAGCAACAGATTTCGTTGCTGAAGCAGGCCGTCGCGGAGCTTCCTCCCAAATGCCGCCAGGTCTTTCTGCTCATTAAATTTCACCATCTGACGCATGCCGACGTGGCGGCGAAGCTGGGCATTTCACAAAGCACGGTCGTCAAACACATGATCAAGGCGGTGGACTATTGCAAGCGTCGCGTACAGGAACATGAACCATAG